In Pongo pygmaeus isolate AG05252 chromosome 13, NHGRI_mPonPyg2-v2.0_pri, whole genome shotgun sequence, one genomic interval encodes:
- the NOL8 gene encoding nucleolar protein 8 isoform X1, whose translation MKVNRETKRLYVGGLSQDISEADLQNQFSRFGEVSDVEIITRKDDQGNPQKVFAYININVAEADLKKCMSVLNKTKWKGGTLQIQLAKESFLHRLAQEREAAKAKKEESTTGNANLLEKTGGVDFHMKAVPGTEVPGHKNWVVSKFGRVLPVLHLKNQHKRKVIKYDPSKYCHNLKKIGEDFSNTIPISSLTWELEGGNDPMSKKRRGEFSDFHGPPKKIIKVQKDESSTGSLAMSTRPRRVIERPPLTQQQAAQKRTCDSITPSKSSPVPVSDTQKLKNLPFKTSGLKTAKKRNSISDDDTDSEDELRMMIAKEENLQRTTQPSINESENDPFEVVRDDFKSGVHKLHSLIGLGIKNNVSCRDSDDDDTRNDCEYDSGDTDEIIAMKKNVAKVKNSTEFSQMEKSTKKTSFKNRENCELSDHCIKLQKRKSNVESALSHGLKSLNCKSPSHSSSSEDADSASELADSEGGEEYNAMTKNCLRVNLTLADLEQLAGSDLKVPNEDTESDGPETTTQCKFDRGSKSPKTPTGLRRGRQCIRPEEIVASLLEGEENNCGKQKPKENNLKPKFQAFKGVGCLYEKESMKKSLKDSVASNNINKDQNSMKHEDPSIISMEDGSPYVNGSSGEVTPCEHTKKANGPNYIQPQKRQTTFESQDHKAVSPRSSEKRSKNPISRPLEGKKSLSLSAKTHNIGFDKDSCHSTTKTEASEEERSDSSSLTSLKKSPKVSSKDTREIKTDFSLSISNSSDLSAKDKHAEDNEKRLAALEARQKEKEVQKQLVHNALANLDGHPEDNPTHIIFGSDSECETEETSTQEQSHPGEEWVKESMGKTSGKLFDSSDEESDSEDDSNRFKIKPQFEGRAGQKLMDLQSHFGTDDRFRMDSRFLETDSEEEQEEVNEKKTEEEELAEEKKKALNVIQSVLQINLSNSTNRGSVAAKKFKDIIHYDPTKQDHATYERKRDDKPKESKAKRKKKREEAEKLPEVSKEMYYNIAMDLKEIFQTTKYTSEKEEGTPWNEDCGKEKPEEIQDPAALTSGAEQPSRFTFSFFDSDTKDIKEETYRVETVKPGKIVWQEDPHLQDSSSEEEDVTEETDHRKSSPGEASLLEKETTRFFFFSKNDERLQVGSDLFWRGVGNNMSRNSWEARTTNLRMDCRKKHKDAKRKMKPK comes from the exons aTTGGCCCAAGAGAGAGAAGCAGCAAAAGCtaagaaagaagaatcaacaaCGGGTAACGCCAACTTGTTAGAAAAGACAGGAGGAGTGGATTTCCATATGAAAGCTGTGCCAGGGACGGAAGTGCCAGGGCATAAG aattggGTTGTGAGCAAATTTGGAAGAGTCTTACCTGTTCTTCACCTTAAAAATCAACATAAACGTAAA GTCATCAAATATGATCCCTCAAAATATTGCCACAACCTGAAGAAGATAGGGGAGGATTTCTCAAACACCATTCCTATATCCAGCCTGACTTGGGAATTAGAAGGAGGGAATGACCCTATGAGTAAGAAACGGCGAGGAGAGTTCTCTGACTTTCATGGCCCTCCCAAGAAGATAATAAAAGTGCAGAAGGATGAGAGTTCCACTGGGTCTCTGGCCATGAGTACAAGGCCCAGGAGGGTAATAGAGAGACCACCCTTAACACAGCAACAGGCTGCCCAAAAAAGAACTTGTGATTCCATTACTCCTTCTAAATCATCTCCTGTACCTGTTTCTGATACTCAGAAACTTAAAAATCTACCTTTTAAGACTTCTGGCTTGAAAACTGCCAAGAAGAGAAATAGCATTTCTGATGATGATACTGATTCTGAAGATGAATTGAGAATGATGATTGCGAAAGAGGAAAACTTACAGAGAACTACACAACCCTCAATAAATGAATCTGAAAATGATCCTTTTGAAGTTGTAAGGGATGATTTCAAATCAGGCGTTCACAAACTGCATTCTTTAATAGGTTTAGGTATCAAAAATAATGTCTCTTGccgtgatagtgatgatgatgatacgaGAAATGATTGTGAGTATGACTCAGGAGATACAGATGAAATCATTGCGATGAAAAAGAATGTTGCTAAGGTCAAAAACAGTACAGAATTTTCACAAATGGAAAAATCTACGAAgaaaacttctttcaaaaatagagaaaactgtGAGCTTTCTGATCACTGTATtaaactacaaaaaagaaaaagcaatgtaGAGTCAGCCCTCAGTCATGGATTAAAGTCTCTTAATTGTAAATCTCCCTCTCACTCCAGTAGCAGTGAAGATGCTGATTCTGCATCAGAATTAGCTGACTCTGAAGGAGGCGAGGAGTATAATGCCATGACGAAAAACTGCCTTCGTGTGAATCTCACTTTAGCTGATTTGGAACAATTGGCTGGCAGTGATCTGAAGGTTCCAAATGAAGATACTGAGAGTGATGGACCAGAAACCACCACCCAATGCAAGTTTGACAGAGGCTCCAAGAGCCCCAAGACTCCCACTGGCCTCCGCAGAGGCCGACAGTGTATTCGTCCTGAGGAGATTGTGGCTTCCCTGTTAGAAGGAGAGGAGAACAACTGTGGCAAACAGAAAccaaaggaaaacaatttaaaGCCAAAATTTCAGGCTTTCAAGGGAGTAGGCTGTCTATATGAAAAGGAGTCAATGAAAAAATCCTTGAAAGACAGTGTTGCCTCTAACAATATTAATAAAGATCAGAATTCCATGAAACATGAGGATCCCAGTATCATATCCATGGAAGATGGGTCCCCATATGTTAATGGCTCATCAGGTGAAGTGACTCCATGCGAACATACAAAGAAGGCGAATGGCCCAAACTATATTCAGCCTCAAAAAAGACAGACCACTTTTGAGAGCCAGGATCACAAGGCAGTGTCCCCTAGGAGTTCTGAAAAGAGAAGTAAGAATCCTATTTCTAGGCCGTTAGAAGGTAAGAAGTCCTTAAGTCTTAGTGCAAAGACTCACAACATAGGCTTTGACAAAGACAGCTGCCATAGTACCACAAAGACAGAAGCTTCAGAGGAAGAGAGGTCTGATTCAAGCAGCCTTACATCTCTCAAGAAATCACCAAAGGTCTCATCCAAGGACACTCGGGAAATCAAAACTGATTTCTCACTTTCTATTAGTAATTCATCAGATCTGAGTGCTAAAGATAAGCATGCTGAAGACAATGAGAAGCGTTTGGCAGCCTTGGAAgcgaggcaaaaagaaaaagaagtgcagAAGCAGCTGGTGCATAATGCTCTGGCAAATTTG GATGGACATCCAGAGGATAACCCAACGCACATCATCTTCGGTTCTGACAGTGAATGTGAAACAGAGGAGACATCGACTCAGGAGCAGAGCCATCCAGGAGAGGAATGGGTGAAA GAGTCTATGGGTAAAACATCAGGGAAGCTGTTTGATAGCAGTGATGAGGAATCTGATTCTGAAGATGACAGTAATAGGTTCAAAATTAAGCCTCAGTTTGAGGGCAGAGCTGGACAGAAG CTCATGGATTTACAGTCGCACTTTGGCACTGATGACAGATTCCGCATGGACTCTCGATTTCTAGAAACTGACAGTGAAGAGGAACAGGAAG aggtaaatgaaaagaaaactgaggaagaagagcttgctgaagaaaaaaagaaagccctgAATGTTATACAAAGTGTTTTGCAAATCAACTTAAGCAATTCTACAAACAGAGGATCAGTAGCTGCTAAGAAATTTAA GGACATCATACATTATGATCCAACGAAGCAAGACCATGCCACTTacgaaagaaaaagagatgataaaccaaaagaaag TAAAGCAaaacgaaaaaagaaaagggaggaagctGAGAAACTACCTGAGGTGTCTAAagaaatgtattataatattGCTATGGATCTGAAAGAAATATTCCAAACTACAAAATATACCAGTGAAAAGGAAGAGGGCACACCCTGGAATGAGGACTGTGGTAAAGAGAAACCTGAGGAAATCCAGGACCCTGCAGCTCTGACCAGTGGCGCTGAGCAGCCCAGCAGGTTCACGTTCTCTTTTTTTGATTCAGACACTAAAGACATAAAGGAag AGACCTACAGAGTTGAAACAGTGAAACCTGGAAAGATTGTCTGGCAGGAAGACCCTCATTTACAAGACAGCAGTTCAGAAGAGGAAGATGTTACTGAAGAAACAGATCACAGAAAGTCCAGTCCTGG AGAAGCATCATTACTTGAGAAAGAGACcactagatttttctttttctctaagaatGATGAAAGACTTCAAG TAGGTTCTGACTTATTCTGGAGAGGAGTAGGAAATAATATGAGCAGGAACTCTTGGGAGGCCAGAACAACCAACCTGCGTATG gatTGTCGAAAGAAACATAAAGAcgcaaaaaggaaaatgaaaccaaaataa
- the NOL8 gene encoding nucleolar protein 8 isoform X2, which produces MKVNRETKRLYVGGLSQDISEADLQNQFSRFGEVSDVEIITRKDDQGNPQKVFAYININVAEADLKKCMSVLNKTKWKGGTLQIQLAKESFLHRLAQEREAAKAKKEESTTGNANLLEKTGGVDFHMKAVPGTEVPGHKNWVVSKFGRVLPVLHLKNQHKRKVIKYDPSKYCHNLKKIGEDFSNTIPISSLTWELEGGNDPMSKKRRGEFSDFHGPPKKIIKVQKDESSTGSLAMSTRPRRVIERPPLTQQQAAQKRTCDSITPSKSSPVPVSDTQKLKNLPFKTSGLKTAKKRNSISDDDTDSEDELRMMIAKEENLQRTTQPSINESENDPFEVVRDDFKSGVHKLHSLIGLGIKNNVSCRDSDDDDTRNDCEYDSGDTDEIIAMKKNVAKVKNSTEFSQMEKSTKKTSFKNRENCELSDHCIKLQKRKSNVESALSHGLKSLNCKSPSHSSSSEDADSASELADSEGGEEYNAMTKNCLRVNLTLADLEQLAGSDLKVPNEDTESDGPETTTQCKFDRGSKSPKTPTGLRRGRQCIRPEEIVASLLEGEENNCGKQKPKENNLKPKFQAFKGVGCLYEKESMKKSLKDSVASNNINKDQNSMKHEDPSIISMEDGSPYVNGSSGEVTPCEHTKKANGPNYIQPQKRQTTFESQDHKAVSPRSSEKRSKNPISRPLEGKKSLSLSAKTHNIGFDKDSCHSTTKTEASEEERSDSSSLTSLKKSPKVSSKDTREIKTDFSLSISNSSDLSAKDKHAEDNEKRLAALEARQKEKEVQKQLVHNALANLDGHPEDNPTHIIFGSDSECETEETSTQEQSHPGEEWVKESMGKTSGKLFDSSDEESDSEDDSNRFKIKPQFEGRAGQKLMDLQSHFGTDDRFRMDSRFLETDSEEEQEEVNEKKTEEEELAEEKKKALNVIQSVLQINLSNSTNRGSVAAKKFKDIIHYDPTKQDHATYERKRDDKPKESKAKRKKKREEAEKLPEVSKEMYYNIAMDLKEIFQTTKYTSEKEEGTPWNEDCGKEKPEEIQDPAALTSGAEQPSRFTFSFFDSDTKDIKEETYRVETVKPGKIVWQEDPHLQDSSSEEEDVTEETDHRKSSPGEASLLEKETTRFFFFSKNDERLQGSDLFWRGVGNNMSRNSWEARTTNLRMDCRKKHKDAKRKMKPK; this is translated from the exons aTTGGCCCAAGAGAGAGAAGCAGCAAAAGCtaagaaagaagaatcaacaaCGGGTAACGCCAACTTGTTAGAAAAGACAGGAGGAGTGGATTTCCATATGAAAGCTGTGCCAGGGACGGAAGTGCCAGGGCATAAG aattggGTTGTGAGCAAATTTGGAAGAGTCTTACCTGTTCTTCACCTTAAAAATCAACATAAACGTAAA GTCATCAAATATGATCCCTCAAAATATTGCCACAACCTGAAGAAGATAGGGGAGGATTTCTCAAACACCATTCCTATATCCAGCCTGACTTGGGAATTAGAAGGAGGGAATGACCCTATGAGTAAGAAACGGCGAGGAGAGTTCTCTGACTTTCATGGCCCTCCCAAGAAGATAATAAAAGTGCAGAAGGATGAGAGTTCCACTGGGTCTCTGGCCATGAGTACAAGGCCCAGGAGGGTAATAGAGAGACCACCCTTAACACAGCAACAGGCTGCCCAAAAAAGAACTTGTGATTCCATTACTCCTTCTAAATCATCTCCTGTACCTGTTTCTGATACTCAGAAACTTAAAAATCTACCTTTTAAGACTTCTGGCTTGAAAACTGCCAAGAAGAGAAATAGCATTTCTGATGATGATACTGATTCTGAAGATGAATTGAGAATGATGATTGCGAAAGAGGAAAACTTACAGAGAACTACACAACCCTCAATAAATGAATCTGAAAATGATCCTTTTGAAGTTGTAAGGGATGATTTCAAATCAGGCGTTCACAAACTGCATTCTTTAATAGGTTTAGGTATCAAAAATAATGTCTCTTGccgtgatagtgatgatgatgatacgaGAAATGATTGTGAGTATGACTCAGGAGATACAGATGAAATCATTGCGATGAAAAAGAATGTTGCTAAGGTCAAAAACAGTACAGAATTTTCACAAATGGAAAAATCTACGAAgaaaacttctttcaaaaatagagaaaactgtGAGCTTTCTGATCACTGTATtaaactacaaaaaagaaaaagcaatgtaGAGTCAGCCCTCAGTCATGGATTAAAGTCTCTTAATTGTAAATCTCCCTCTCACTCCAGTAGCAGTGAAGATGCTGATTCTGCATCAGAATTAGCTGACTCTGAAGGAGGCGAGGAGTATAATGCCATGACGAAAAACTGCCTTCGTGTGAATCTCACTTTAGCTGATTTGGAACAATTGGCTGGCAGTGATCTGAAGGTTCCAAATGAAGATACTGAGAGTGATGGACCAGAAACCACCACCCAATGCAAGTTTGACAGAGGCTCCAAGAGCCCCAAGACTCCCACTGGCCTCCGCAGAGGCCGACAGTGTATTCGTCCTGAGGAGATTGTGGCTTCCCTGTTAGAAGGAGAGGAGAACAACTGTGGCAAACAGAAAccaaaggaaaacaatttaaaGCCAAAATTTCAGGCTTTCAAGGGAGTAGGCTGTCTATATGAAAAGGAGTCAATGAAAAAATCCTTGAAAGACAGTGTTGCCTCTAACAATATTAATAAAGATCAGAATTCCATGAAACATGAGGATCCCAGTATCATATCCATGGAAGATGGGTCCCCATATGTTAATGGCTCATCAGGTGAAGTGACTCCATGCGAACATACAAAGAAGGCGAATGGCCCAAACTATATTCAGCCTCAAAAAAGACAGACCACTTTTGAGAGCCAGGATCACAAGGCAGTGTCCCCTAGGAGTTCTGAAAAGAGAAGTAAGAATCCTATTTCTAGGCCGTTAGAAGGTAAGAAGTCCTTAAGTCTTAGTGCAAAGACTCACAACATAGGCTTTGACAAAGACAGCTGCCATAGTACCACAAAGACAGAAGCTTCAGAGGAAGAGAGGTCTGATTCAAGCAGCCTTACATCTCTCAAGAAATCACCAAAGGTCTCATCCAAGGACACTCGGGAAATCAAAACTGATTTCTCACTTTCTATTAGTAATTCATCAGATCTGAGTGCTAAAGATAAGCATGCTGAAGACAATGAGAAGCGTTTGGCAGCCTTGGAAgcgaggcaaaaagaaaaagaagtgcagAAGCAGCTGGTGCATAATGCTCTGGCAAATTTG GATGGACATCCAGAGGATAACCCAACGCACATCATCTTCGGTTCTGACAGTGAATGTGAAACAGAGGAGACATCGACTCAGGAGCAGAGCCATCCAGGAGAGGAATGGGTGAAA GAGTCTATGGGTAAAACATCAGGGAAGCTGTTTGATAGCAGTGATGAGGAATCTGATTCTGAAGATGACAGTAATAGGTTCAAAATTAAGCCTCAGTTTGAGGGCAGAGCTGGACAGAAG CTCATGGATTTACAGTCGCACTTTGGCACTGATGACAGATTCCGCATGGACTCTCGATTTCTAGAAACTGACAGTGAAGAGGAACAGGAAG aggtaaatgaaaagaaaactgaggaagaagagcttgctgaagaaaaaaagaaagccctgAATGTTATACAAAGTGTTTTGCAAATCAACTTAAGCAATTCTACAAACAGAGGATCAGTAGCTGCTAAGAAATTTAA GGACATCATACATTATGATCCAACGAAGCAAGACCATGCCACTTacgaaagaaaaagagatgataaaccaaaagaaag TAAAGCAaaacgaaaaaagaaaagggaggaagctGAGAAACTACCTGAGGTGTCTAAagaaatgtattataatattGCTATGGATCTGAAAGAAATATTCCAAACTACAAAATATACCAGTGAAAAGGAAGAGGGCACACCCTGGAATGAGGACTGTGGTAAAGAGAAACCTGAGGAAATCCAGGACCCTGCAGCTCTGACCAGTGGCGCTGAGCAGCCCAGCAGGTTCACGTTCTCTTTTTTTGATTCAGACACTAAAGACATAAAGGAag AGACCTACAGAGTTGAAACAGTGAAACCTGGAAAGATTGTCTGGCAGGAAGACCCTCATTTACAAGACAGCAGTTCAGAAGAGGAAGATGTTACTGAAGAAACAGATCACAGAAAGTCCAGTCCTGG AGAAGCATCATTACTTGAGAAAGAGACcactagatttttctttttctctaagaatGATGAAAGACTTCAAG GTTCTGACTTATTCTGGAGAGGAGTAGGAAATAATATGAGCAGGAACTCTTGGGAGGCCAGAACAACCAACCTGCGTATG gatTGTCGAAAGAAACATAAAGAcgcaaaaaggaaaatgaaaccaaaataa